From Panthera tigris isolate Pti1 chromosome B4, P.tigris_Pti1_mat1.1, whole genome shotgun sequence:
aaatgactaataaatAGGGAGGGGGTGGGTTTTTGTGATTTAGCTTTATAGACAATAACAAATGCAAAAAGGCTTCTTTTCTAGGCTACcaaattagagatttttttaCTCATCCTTGTTAACATGTGTATTGGCACTGATACACTATTGGTGTACCAATAGTTTAACAACAACTTAAAcctttatgtatataaaaaggCTTGGAGTTCTTACCATTATCCCAATAACTCTGCTTCTAGAGATCTATCCTAGTGATATAATCAGAAATTCAAAGATTACATGTATTTAGAGATACtaattacagcattatttataattaaagacATATGGTAGAAAACGTCGTCACTAGTTCAGGCCATTGCCCTCTGGTCTCCAGACCACAGCAACagctttctgattttgttttacaGTTGTGTCCCTTCACACAGTACTAAAGGAGGTGGTAAAAGGTAAATTGGATTGCATCACTTCCCCACTTACCCActttggttatttaaaataaaacccacgCTTTTTACCTTGGCCTAACAAGGCCATGATCTGCCTTTAACCTGGTTTTTGGCCTTTTCCTCCTACCTCTATTATTTCCAGTGTACTGATTATTTAGTTCTTCAAGTCAACTCTTTGCTACTTTAAGGTTGTTGGCacacacattttttgtttttgttttttcctgccaGGAGTTTTTCTACCTCAGCCTTACAAGACCAGctcctcatttttctgtttttgctgaaATGTGACCTCAGAGAGCCTGTCTCTAACCAGTCACAAAGGCAGATTGTTCTTTTCCTTAGCCCCCTACTTGTTTCCTCATAGCACTCATTATAGCTGGTAGATAATTATGTTTCGGTTGCCTGGGTGTTTGAAATTAAGCTTTCTCTGGTGGCAGGGATGATAACTGACTTCACTTTTGTAAACCcactgcctagcacagtgccagacAGTAAGCAGTTGCTCAGCTTTGTGGACTAAATAGTTCAATTATATGAACAGTATATAAATCTATGTCATGGACACACCATATTctgtagccattaaaaataacgtaaaagaaaatttaagagcaAACCACCCCCAAATTGTACATATAGTATGATTCAAATacgttttttaaaaggaaataaatgggtgtttgggtggctttgttggttaagcgtctgccttcggcttaggtcatgatctcacggttcatgagtttgagccccgcattgggctctctgctgtcagtgcagagcgtgctttggatcctctgtcccctctctctctgtccctctcctgctcatattgtttctcaaaaataaataggcacttaaaaaaataaataaaaggaaataaaaactggaaaattattacactaaaatgttaatagtagttCTCTCTCAAGGGTAGCACTACAgatggtttacattttttaaattttctgttttttttatgatttctataaTGAGTAATATGATACTTTAATAGAAGAAAAtcccaaatgatatttttaatggagGTAAACAATAAGAATCAGTTGGTGTGGTTTTAGGCTTCTAGCCCACATTATTCAACCAAGATCACCTTTTATAAGGAATACAAACATGATTAAGAACTTACACCAAGAACTTGTGATTTAGTTTTGGAGAGATCAACACAGAATTACTTAAAGTATAGGGTATAAGAGTGGGGAATTCAGAGGAAAAAGTTGACTTTGACTAGGAAGgtcaagagaaggaaatggagtgAGCACAAGGGTGTGCAAGTTGTACCTGTTTCAGGCATATGGATTATGGTTTGTTTAATCCTATAACCCTATTTGGTACTTATGTAAAAGGCTGCAGCGAACATCCTTGCCACATACATCCTTAAGTAATTATGCAGATATTTCTAGGATAGAGATTGCCCACCAAATgtcatattattttacatttctaccaacaatgtataaaaatgtcctttttctcaAATCTCAAgactctcattttaatttttgtcattcttgggggtaaaaaaaatggtatcttgttttaatttacatgtcCTTGATCAGGAGGTAGGGgatttttttatatgcttattagTCACTTGTATTCTGTGAATTGCCTTTCGTAtctttgacttccttttttttttaagtttgtttatttagaaagagagggagggagctggagTGGGGTGggaccagggagggagagagcccagcgtagggctctcaaacccacgaaggataccatgagatcatgacctgagctgaattcaccAAGAgactgcttaacagactgagccactcaggagcctctctctgactttttttaaatcaagagtttttttgtttgtttttttttgttatttttacttgaTTGGTGGCAGGTGTTTGTATGTAGTAAGTAGTAACCATTTTATGTATGTTGCACATATTCTAGGCTgacatttgctttttcatttttgttcattctgCCATGTAAaccttaatttatttaacatagtctaattttgataaattttttaatttttttaatgtttatttttgagagagacaaagcacaagtgggggaggggcagagagagagggatatacagaatccgaagcaggcttcaggttctgagctgtcagcgtggagccctgtgtgagatcatgacctgagctgaagtcggacacttaactgactgagccacccaggcacccttgataAATTTTTTCTTGAGGGCTTTGCAGTGTTATGTCACACTTCCTTACCCCAGTATTACAAGAATATTCTCTTAGAAGTATTTGGGtggttttgttctttgtgtttggctctttaattcatttggaatttatttttaaatctaatacgTGGTAAGACTCATTCACGTACCTGACAGATTTGGCAACATTCTGACTTAAAGTGAGAAGTAATTcattatttaagataaaattttgattactattaaaaatagaactgaggAAATTGAAATGTTAAGAATACCTTCTaagtaaattaaacattttttgttctttttagaaacaaaatgataTATTCTAAAGTGTGATTTTTGACAGAAGAATTTTAGATTGGTCAATGAAAGCTGTAGATGGATTAAATTAGTTGTGACTTAATGGAGACGAAGTTTTGAAAGAAGCTTGAAAAGCTtttatccctttatttatttattttgagagagcatgagcaggggagggccagagagagaaggagagagagaatcttaagcaggctccacactgtcagcacagagctggaattggggcttgatctcatgacggagagatcaggacctgagccaaaatcaagagttggatgcttaaccaactgagccacccaagcacctctgaAAAGAAAAGCTTGTATGTGTGTAAGTAATGTCTACACACAACGTGGGGTGCAGACTCAGcaaccccgggatcaagagtcatatactgactgagccaggcgtTTCAGAAgcttgaaaaactttttaaaaatatagccttttgggggtgcctggctggctcagccagtagagcatgtgagtcttgaatttggggttgtgagtttaagccctatgtTTGATGTAGGGcttacttagaaaaaataaatacagtgttcTGCTGTAGCTCTCAGTTGGACAGATCCAATAAAAGCATTAAGTTTTGAAATGGTAATAATTGACTATTTTCTCTGTTTAATTTCATTGAGATTAAATTTCAGTACAAATAGGTACTCGAGGCAGTTCGTTTGCTAAATAAATCACAACATAGGgttttaattgactttttttccttatatatgcAGAAGAACATTCAGATGAATTACCTGGTGAACGGCAGAGAAAGCGCCACAAGTCTGatagtatttctctttcctttgatgAAAGCCTTGCTCTGTGTGTAATAAGGGAGATATGTTGTGAAAGAAGCAGTAGCAGCGAATCGACGGGGACTCCGTCAAATCCggtaatcttttcattttaaataaaataaaacaagactcttatttttaaagtctagttcTGTCAGTCCTAATAAACATTTGGATAGAATGCATATATATGCAATTGCTGTTATATACACAGTGGTAAATTTTTCTGTCCAATAAAATTACCGTGTAAATCTTCTCTGTCCCCAACCCCAGGtttgggaggagggtgggagatcGTGCAGTTGTGGGTGTGATGGTAAAATTAGCACCAATATTAATAGTTGTTAATGTCGTCCTCCATAGTGGAGAATCTTTGTGGGCTGTGCACAAGTAGTACATTCACAGAAATTGGAATGGTCTGaggatttttagttttatttttaaaaaaataagggaagaaaaaagttaagTATCTTAGAATCTAAGGCAAATTTGTTTTGAACATTTAGAGTAACAGTATCTTCTTTATTATAGCTATCAGCAAACAAGCCAGCATAGTCTAAGCTACACACTTACCCGTACATAGGCCTAGATATCAGGAAAGAGGTGTTTAGTAAGGCTGTGAAATACAGGCATGTTGTTACATGGATGGCGGGAGAGATTTAGTAATTTTGATTATTGATACAAAAATCCaaagaatttgtaaaaaaaattttttttagaaagattctttttttaaaaaaaattttttttaaaaatgtttatttatttttgagagagacagagacagaatgcaagtgggttaggggcagagagagagggagacacagaagctgaagcaggctccaggctctgagctgtcagcatagagcccgacgtggggctcgaactcacaagctgtgagatcatgacctgagctgaagtcagatgctcaaccgactgagccacccaggtgccccagaattagTAAAATTCTTAAGAGAGATCACTGAAAGaagtttggttaaaaaaaatatatataaattttttaaaatgttttatttatttctgagacagagagagagacagagcataagcaggggagaggcagagagagagggagatgcagaatcagaagcaggcttcaggctctgagctgtcagcacagagcccgaggcggggctcgaactcacgaactgtgagatcatgacctgagccgaagtcggatgctcaaccgactgagccacccaggcgcccctttttttttttttttttcccatgtttgtttatttttgagagagacagactgagtgtgaacaggggaggggcagagagtgagggagacacagaatcggaagcaggctccaggctctgagctgtcagcacagagcccgacgcggggctcaaacccacaaagagtgagatcatgacctgagccgaggtcagacacttaaccaactgagccacccaggcgtccctattgttgttatttcttacattatctttactttttttcccttccaaagcACTGATTTTATGGATACAGGTGTACCCTCTAGACTTAGTATTTAATAGAGCTGTTACTTCTGTAGGCCACTAGATGGCATAGAGAGCAAGTTCTTCATTCAGTAGGTACGTAAATGTTTTCTATACCAGGTTCTGTTTGGCACTGGAGTGGTTGTCAAGGTAGATATAgatatggtccctgccctcatggggagACACATCATCAACAATGAGGTAATTAAGACATTTAACAAATgttgtagaaaaaaaatacaggttctTGAGAGCAAACATATGTGATCTGAAAATTGAATCCAATTAAAGAAAGCTTACCATGTACACAGACTTTATGTTTGGATAATTTTATTCCTTACAAATGATTTAAGTAGAACTATGACCCATTAAACTTGCAGACTTTGTTACAGTTGTTTCAGAATTCTagttaaatgatatttaaagtcCTTGTTTTTGCTTTCTACCCTGGGACACTGCCTTGTTATTAAAGCAACagaggatattttctttttttctttttgttattcctATCCTATATTCTCTtctaaaaattctattaaaaatctACTGTTTTGCAGGCTGAGTTCCTACTTGTGAAAGCTTTTGGTAGGGGCAgggtttttccttgtttttagctTACCTGATATGAGAATGGTATAGTCCTCATTTGGTGTCATTATTCACCCGCCTGTGAAGGCAGTTAAAGGAAAGTGCGTCTgacttccatctttttttcttttaggcttAATAAATTGAGGAACTAAGGCTATATTCTAGGCTCTGTACTAGACAGTTTACGTGGTACCAGGTCAGCAGCCTCACATTCCATTTATAGATGGGAAAGATAAGCTTGAAGGTTTCAAATAACTTGTTTAAGATTCCATAGCTAATAATTGTCTGTTTGGAAACTGAGAAATTGTCTCAGGAAAACCAATGGCCATGGCTgtgttcaataaaactttatttgtaaaaatagatGGGTAGTGGGCCATACTTTGTCAACCCATACAAGAGAAGATACCTGCTGAGACTTTCATCTTTTTTGTGATATATCCCCATATTCTAAACTTAGTGCAATaggggcgccctggtggctcagtcagttaagtgtccgactttagcttaggtcatgatctcacagtttgtgagtttgagtcccgcatcgggctctgtgctgacagctcagatcctggagcctgcttcagattctgtgtctccctctctctctgcccctccccaacttgtgctctgtttctctctcaaaaataaacattaaaaaaaaatttagacttaGTGCACTAAAATGCTAGTTAATTGAAGTATACAGTTTATTAGGTTACCTTATTAGAGATCATATTCTAGCTTCATATGTAATTTTAACCTGAATGTTAATAGAACCCTTGTTAAGAATCATTAACTGCAACTTGTCAATTTTGCTTTTACTACTATCCTAACATCACTGTGAAAAAGTCTTTTGACCTCagtgtttataaaataatatactttGTCTTTTTACAAATGATAGAAGTATTAGAGATTATTTAATCCAAACTCTCATAGATGAAGTGGCTGCGGCCTTTATGGCTTTAAATATGTCCAAGGTTAAATAGCTGTTTAGCGGCAAATCTAGAAGAAGAAtgtatcctggggtgcctgggtggctcagttggtaaagggcccgactcttggttttcactcaggtcttgatctcactatttgtgagtttgagccccgcctcaggctctgcactgacagtgtgcagcctgcttaggattctttgtcttgccctctgcccctcttctgctcgctcactctctttctctctcaaaaataaataaaccttagaagaaaagaatgtttgTATCCTGATTCTTAGACCAATGTATTTTTTCTGTCTAGCCTTCTGTTTTGTATATGTTCCTATTCTTAGCACTGACAGTAAATATGGGACTAATGGTCTTGTTAGGGTTCTTATACTATAAAATGAGAAACCACATGAgctgatacagaatttaaaaaataaatttaaaaaataatgtctgaaaGCTCTTCCAAAGAAATTATTATcaaagttcattaaaaaataaatctcaaaaaaattataaaatctcatAATTGTCATGTGGGTTGTAGCTACTACTGTTCTACCAATCTGAAGATCTAAAGAGATTAAGACATGTTTTTAACTCTTAAAGTACGTATAACTCAGATAAGAAACATGTATAGAAAACTatgttttgtataattttatgtgTAAAGGTATATAGTATTCAATATGTAAGTAGGAAAGGTAATTAAAAGTGGAAGTACTTTTCTTCTTGTGGTATTGACAGAAGCCTTATCAAAAAAGGATGAGTAGGACTTAAAAACTGTTAAGTTATTCCAGCGAGAGAGGTAAAGTGTGTAAGGTGAACTGTCAAGTTTGGTTTAGAAAAAAGGGTAGATCTGGCCAATTGTTCATattgagggtggggggagcagtgTCTAGTTGGAAGATAAGATGAAAGTGTTAATATGGCCCTACTCTGTGTGCCTTGAATGCCAAGGGGATTTGgcttttttcctttatgtgaTGGGGTTTTGAACTGGGAACATGATATATTAATAACCCAGAATCTTAATCTAGTGTCATTGTGTAGGGTGGATCTAAGATGGAAATGGGACTATAGGGATGAGCTAGGAAGCTGTTACAGAGGCCAACAGGTAATGTACttcaagtaacttttttttcccccttattttagGATCTCGATGCTGGTGTAAGTGAACATTCAGGTGATTGGTTGGATCAGGATTCAGTTTCAGATCAATTCAGTGTAGAATTTGAAGTTGAGTCTCTCGATTCAGAAGATTATAGCCTTAGTGAAGAAGGACAAGAACTCTCAGATGAAGATGATGAGgtagttttatttctctatagtctgaatttcttaaatattttctgtattcattGATGCTATTTGAAATTATAATGTATTCTGATTTCACTTAATCTTTGACTCTTGTTCAAACTGGAATATTTTGTGGACTTCAGGCTTTTGTAGTTCTTTGATTTATACTCTTGTAACTATAAATGTCAAAAAGTCAACAGTTCTTAATGTTCTTATaaaagtcttatttaaaaaaaaaaaaaaaaaaattcccctctttgggatgcctggctggctcagtgggtggagcatgcaactcttgatctctgggtcatgatttcaagccccatgttttggggtagagtttacttaataaagttaaattttaaaattgccctcttttaatattaatttacttgaaaaaaattttttttaatgtttattttttgagagagagacagaatgcagtggtgggggggggtgggcagagagaaagtgagacacagaaaccaaagcaggctccaggctctgagctgtcagcacagagcccaatgtggggcttgaactcacgaactgtgagatcatgatctgagccaaagtcagacgcttaaccaactgagccacccagacgcccctaatttttaaagtaaagtatGCACACAGTTAAAGTCACTGGAGGTGACCACCTTCAACATTTCTGGCTGTTTCACAGTTATTTAATATccccatatttataaaataaaaatgcttatacTGAATTTTTTGCCTTATTCATTTTAAACATCCTGTTGCCTTTTTACCATAGTGGGTGAGGATTTCATGGTCcttcatttttccccctctatttcATTCAACCTCTGTCTCAGAGGTTCTCATCTATAGTAGTACATGCTATTTGTTAGGACTTACCACTAAGAAGCCTTCCTGGTTAAGGAAAAAAAGGTGATAAATTGATGTTGATGGATTTATTTTATTAGGTATATCGAGTAACTGTGTATCAGGCAGGGGAGAGTGATACAGATTCATTTGAAGAAGATCCTGAAATTTCCTTAGCTGTAAGTATACATCTGTTTTTTTAAGGAATCAAAACATTGAGgttaacattagaaaaatatgccTAGTCTACTTCCTGACATGAGGTAATTTCTATAAAgctaaaatcctttttaaaaagttttaaagcatttttttcttttacttgttgTGTTGGAATCTGTTACTACATTTTTTAGGGGTTTTTTGGTGGTAGGATatgaacttttaaataattttttattgagaatttcaaGCATGTACAGCATAGAGAGTAGTATAATGTATTTCTAGTGTATTTATCACCCAGCTGTAATAGTTACAAACATTTTTCCCATCATGTTGATTTGTACTAGAGAATGAGGTAGGTAGGGTTTGCCATTTAAGAATTCAGGACGTTCACATTTCATGCTTCATAGGGTTCCTGGGGTATTGGAAGTTGGGTTTTTTACTGTATattaaagctttaatttttttttaatgtttgtttgtttgtttagagagaaagcaataaggggaggagaggagagagaatctcaagcagtctctgcactgttggtgtgtagcccaatgcggggctcagtcccatgaactgtgagatcatgacctgagctgaaatcaagagtcggctgcttaaccgactgaaccactcagacgcactgctttaaattttttttttttttttaatgtttattttgagagagagagaacatgagcagaggagaggcagagagagggagacagagaatcccacgcaggctccgcactgccggtgcagggcctgacacggggctcaaacttatgcaCTGTGAGCTTGAattgacctgatctgaaatcaagagttgggtgcttaaccgactgagtcaccccagtgcctgtaactttgttctttttaaaaaaaatttttttttaatgtttatttttgagagagagagagagtgagtgaaagtggggcaggggcaaagagagaaggggacacaatccaaagcaggctccaggctccgcgctgtcagcacagagcctgacacagggctcgaactcacaaactgtgaaatcatgacctgagccaaagttggacggacgcccaacccactgagccacccaggtgcccctaattttgtTCTTAATGCCTTTAGTTGTATTTGAATAGGAAATCTCATTTTTCTTGGCTGAGTTGGAAACTATTATCTAAATGCAAAAAAGGTGAAAttgtaaaattcaaaaaaaaatttttttttttgctgtaatagaaaataattcaagtaACTAGTTGACTTACTTTATGCCAGACATAGATCCTGCAGTTTATTGGGGTCTTTGAAGCACTTTCTCCCACATGTTATAAAacttttgtctttggttttatcAGTTGGGTAGCAACCTACATTGAGAACTCGAACTAATGTACAATAGTGAACAGTCTCCATCCCTACTGCTGATGTCTTAGGCATTTGTGAGgcaacttaaaaatggttatattggggcacctgggtggctcagtcagttaagcatctgttgatttcagaccaggtcatgatctcacagtttgtgagtttgagccctgtgtcagctccaagggctctgcactgacagcacagagccctccctctccacccccccgccccaaataaatagacagtttttaaaaaatggttatattATTCATGGCAAGTTTTACATGTATGTTGTCCTCAGGCAAGAAACATGCTTCAGTTAAGATAGTGGAATAAGAATATATTCGTTAAAAGAGCCTGGAGGATTTAAAGGGGGTTTGTTTTCCAAATTGCATGATGGTGGAAAGGTTGGGAAATAAGTTGAGATATGGGAGAAGCAATAAGCAGTTACAGAGGTGAGAACACAGAAAAGCATAGTTAAATAAGGGGCATACATTTCAGATAGTGACAAGGATGACAGATTTTAGGTGGCCGTGATTGCCGAGAATGTTTTAGCATTTCCTTTGTGGATGAAATGAGGGAAACTCCCTTGAGCCCAGGTTTTAGAGCACTTCCAAGGCAGTCTTAGTCAGTGGCTCATTGGGCAGTGGTTTCGTCTAGATTGATTGGTAGACATTGGGCCTAGGGTTGAGCCTTTAAGAGAGTGAAGTGGGTACAGGCCTCATTTCAGAGTAAAAGACTACATCACACTTGCTTCAACTAGATGAACCAGCTGTATCTATGTCCCCAGATAACTTTATTGGCACGTGGTTAAGATCATGgtgaatacattttttgttttacgATTCTTCAGCATAGTTTGCctgaaaaaaatagatactttATGTGTGTTGTTATAATCTCATGCTTGAGGAAAGATTGTTACATGttgaatgttttatataaaacataaaatgctgAAAATTGAACTCTGATAGATTTTATTTCAGACATACTGAAGTTGCTAGAGTTGGCTATGAGTAGTTGTTAAAGGGTTACAGAAACGAACTCTTTTTTCATTGAAGGACTATTGGAAGTGTACTTCGTGCAATGAAATGAATCCTCCTCTTCCACCTCATTGCAACAGATGTTGGGCTCTTCGTGAGAATTGGCTTCCTGAagataaagggaaagataaagggAAAATGCCTGAGAAAGCCAAAGTGGAAAACTCAACACAAGTAGAAGAGGGCTTTGATGTCCCTGATTGTAAAAAAACTACAGTGAATGATTCTAGGGAATCATGTGCTGAGGAAAATGATGATAAAATCACACAGGCCTCCCAATCCCAAGAAAGTGAGGACTATTCTCAGCCATCAACTTCTAACAGCATCATTCATAGCAGCCAAGAAGATGTCAAAGAGTTTGAGAGGGAAGAAACACAGGACAAAGAAGAAATCGTGGAATCTAGTTTTCCCCATAATGCCATTGAACCTTGTGTGATTTGCCAGGGTCGACCTAAAAATGGTTGCATTGTTCATGGCAAAACAGGACATCTTATGGCATGCTTTACTTGTGCAAAAAAGCTAAAGAAGAGGAATAAGCCCTGTCCAGTATGTAGACAACCAATTCAAATGATTGTGTTAACTTATTTCCCCTAGTGGACATGTCTATAAAAGTAGAATTCTATATTTCTAACTATATAACCCTAAAAATTTAGacaacatgaaatttttttttacacatatcAAAGTGAGAAAGTATCTCCGTACATGtagatttatttcttctctagtaTAATTTACTTTGGGAATGGGAATAGTAAATACttccttttagaaaaatttcaCTTCTGTTTATATTCTCTGTTTGGGTTTTAATGTAATTCGAGTTCGATATGTAGGTCATCCTTAACCCCGCTACTCATATTTTAAATGATCCCCACTTTGTTAAAATTTAGAGAcgtatctgatttaaaaaaatataagtacaTTAAATGTAAGTTATGTACATTCAGGGTATGGAATGCAGTGATTATGCTACTTAGAAAACATTCAGATCTGCAGATGGTTTCATTTGCCATGCCTATCCATTGTCTAAATTTTTAGGTTTagtatacataaattatttattgatttacaaataaaaatactaaatgttTGATTAAGCATTGTTTCAAGAGTGTGATTATTGGAtcttacaatttttctgtaatgagctttgttaaaatagaaattatacttGAATATCCTCTATTTGGGTAATCAAATGTACAAGTCTGAATGTGCTTCTATTTTTGGAATGGCCATCACTGCTGTTGTGTCAGTACAGATATTAATGGACAGCTTAATGTAGTTGGGAGCATCCAAGGCAACGAATAAGACCCAGCTTCAGAGAATGAGGTTACATGGTTTAGTAGGGCCAGGACATGCTGTTTTCTCCCTCCTGTTCACTTGTGTTATCACATGGCAGGTTGGCTTAAGTGGTTTCTCAAGTGATGGTGAATGTTCTGGAAGGGTATAgctggggctgggaagggagTTGGGTAACCACCTTGCTACCTGTCAGCATGAAAGCTCCTTGTAATTACCTGTCATTTCTCTGCATCATCTCTGAAACTAAATTCCATGAGGCCAAGATCCTTTTCTTGATTGTGAGTGACACAGATATACAGGTGTTTGATAATAATTTGAGTCAGTCACATCATTGGAACCTGTCTTGTAAAGCAGGAGTCCACAGGCTCCAAAGCCAGACCAGGGTTAGCTGTTGTCATCATTAAgtgcactttttaatttttaatttttaaatttattttg
This genomic window contains:
- the MDM2 gene encoding E3 ubiquitin-protein ligase Mdm2 isoform X1 gives rise to the protein MCNTNMSVSTDGAVSTSQMPASEQETLVRPKPLLLKLLKSVGAQKDTYTMKEVIFYLGQYIMTKRLYDEKQQHIVYCSNDLLGDLFGVPSFSVKEHRKIYTMIYRNLVVVNQHEPSDSGTSVSENRCHLEGGSDQKDPVQELQEEKPSSSDLVSRPSTSSRRRTISETEEHSDELPGERQRKRHKSDSISLSFDESLALCVIREICCERSSSSESTGTPSNPDLDAGVSEHSGDWLDQDSVSDQFSVEFEVESLDSEDYSLSEEGQELSDEDDEVYRVTVYQAGESDTDSFEEDPEISLADYWKCTSCNEMNPPLPPHCNRCWALRENWLPEDKGKDKGKMPEKAKVENSTQVEEGFDVPDCKKTTVNDSRESCAEENDDKITQASQSQESEDYSQPSTSNSIIHSSQEDVKEFEREETQDKEEIVESSFPHNAIEPCVICQGRPKNGCIVHGKTGHLMACFTCAKKLKKRNKPCPVCRQPIQMIVLTYFP
- the MDM2 gene encoding E3 ubiquitin-protein ligase Mdm2 isoform X3, which produces MTKRLYDEKQQHIVYCSNDLLGDLFGVPSFSVKEHRKIYTMIYRNLVVVNQHEPSDSGTSVSENRCHLEGGSDQKDPVQELQEEKPSSSDLVSRPSTSSRRRTISETEEHSDELPGERQRKRHKSDSISLSFDESLALCVIREICCERSSSSESTGTPSNPDLDAGVSEHSGDWLDQDSVSDQFSVEFEVESLDSEDYSLSEEGQELSDEDDEVYRVTVYQAGESDTDSFEEDPEISLADYWKCTSCNEMNPPLPPHCNRCWALRENWLPEDKGKDKGKMPEKAKVENSTQVEEGFDVPDCKKTTVNDSRESCAEENDDKITQASQSQESEDYSQPSTSNSIIHSSQEDVKEFEREETQDKEEIVESSFPHNAIEPCVICQGRPKNGCIVHGKTGHLMACFTCAKKLKKRNKPCPVCRQPIQMIVLTYFP
- the MDM2 gene encoding E3 ubiquitin-protein ligase Mdm2 isoform X4 — translated: MDPVQELQEEKPSSSDLVSRPSTSSRRRTISETEEHSDELPGERQRKRHKSDSISLSFDESLALCVIREICCERSSSSESTGTPSNPDLDAGVSEHSGDWLDQDSVSDQFSVEFEVESLDSEDYSLSEEGQELSDEDDEVYRVTVYQAGESDTDSFEEDPEISLADYWKCTSCNEMNPPLPPHCNRCWALRENWLPEDKGKDKGKMPEKAKVENSTQVEEGFDVPDCKKTTVNDSRESCAEENDDKITQASQSQESEDYSQPSTSNSIIHSSQEDVKEFEREETQDKEEIVESSFPHNAIEPCVICQGRPKNGCIVHGKTGHLMACFTCAKKLKKRNKPCPVCRQPIQMIVLTYFP
- the MDM2 gene encoding E3 ubiquitin-protein ligase Mdm2 isoform X2; translation: MCNTNMSVSTDGAVSTSQMPASEQETLVRPKPLLLKLLKSVGAQKDTYTMKEVIFYLGQYIMTKRLYDEKQQHIVYCSNDLLGDLFGVPSFSVKEHRKIYTMIYRNLVVVNQHEPSDSGTSVSENRCHLEGGSDQKDPVQELQEEKPSSSDLVSRPSTSSRRRTISETEEHSDELPGERQRKRHKSDSISLSFDESLALCVIREICCERSSSSESTGTPSNPDLDAGVSEHSGDWLDQDSVSDQFSVEFEVESLDSEDYSLSEEGQELSDEDDEVYRVTVYQAGESDTDSFEEDPEISLADYWKCTSCNEMNPPLPPHCNRCWALRENWLPEDKGKDKGKMPEKAKVENSTQVEEGFDVPDCKKTTVNDSRESCAEENDDKITQASQSQESEDYSQPSTSNSIIHSSQEDVKEFEREETQDKEEIVESSFPHNAIEPCVICQGRPKNGCIVHGKTGHLMACFTCAKKLKKRNKPCPVPNIMH